A single genomic interval of Psychroserpens sp. NJDZ02 harbors:
- a CDS encoding SusD/RagB family nutrient-binding outer membrane lipoprotein, whose product MKNTLYILSFFALVLTTSCTKNFEEINTNPNAPNTVQPSLLLRQVIYDFGEQMSYEGFVAGDLLSQHRTALDFNLFDRHDLKSPQLGGNPWPIFYTNLRDNEIILTQSRTTATFQVYEGPALILKAYMAAGLTDLFGDVPYFEAFNGVNGTVTPTYDTQQSIYLDDNGILDNLDKGIAAIQNYNLAIPLEGDILFNGDLNAWVKFANSLKLKYLMRLSDKIDVSGDLQALYNSGDFISATAENAVFNFTNTDPNSFRLAQLRVGDFNNFVLSETMENVLINLNDDRINTFFRPFENATTNQYNGLLNGIDASSTSIALAEYSLAGSAFREDTSVLDANFMTSWEVHFILAEASSKGLISANAQMLYETGVTQAFEYWQTDMPTSYLTESAAFDAVGTTPLQQIITQKWIANIINGYEGWVDYRRTGFPEFNTISASLNNGLIPVRMPYPAEEDALNAENYNQAANATNGNDINFPVWWDEN is encoded by the coding sequence ATGAAAAACACATTATATATATTAAGTTTTTTCGCGCTTGTTTTAACCACAAGTTGCACCAAGAACTTTGAAGAGATTAATACTAATCCTAACGCACCAAACACTGTACAACCAAGTTTGTTACTGCGTCAAGTTATTTACGATTTTGGCGAACAAATGAGTTACGAAGGTTTTGTTGCTGGCGATTTATTATCGCAACACAGAACCGCTTTAGACTTTAACCTATTTGACCGACACGATTTAAAATCGCCACAATTAGGAGGAAATCCTTGGCCTATTTTTTATACGAATTTGCGTGACAACGAAATCATACTAACACAATCCAGAACAACAGCTACTTTTCAAGTCTATGAAGGTCCAGCCTTAATCCTAAAAGCCTACATGGCAGCAGGATTAACAGATTTATTTGGAGATGTACCCTATTTTGAAGCCTTTAATGGCGTTAACGGAACCGTTACACCAACTTATGATACACAGCAATCTATTTATTTAGACGACAACGGAATCCTTGATAATTTAGACAAAGGGATTGCAGCCATCCAAAACTACAATTTAGCCATTCCTTTGGAAGGAGATATTTTATTTAATGGTGACTTAAATGCTTGGGTGAAATTCGCGAATAGTTTGAAGTTAAAATATTTAATGAGACTATCGGATAAAATCGATGTTTCAGGAGACTTGCAAGCCCTATATAATTCAGGCGATTTTATTTCAGCTACAGCTGAAAACGCAGTATTCAACTTTACCAATACAGATCCAAACAGCTTTAGATTAGCACAATTACGTGTTGGAGATTTCAATAATTTTGTATTATCGGAAACTATGGAAAACGTTTTAATTAACCTAAATGATGATAGAATTAACACCTTTTTCAGACCATTTGAAAACGCCACAACTAATCAATATAACGGTCTACTAAATGGTATTGATGCGTCATCAACATCTATTGCTTTAGCGGAATACTCGTTAGCGGGTTCTGCATTTAGAGAAGACACTTCGGTCTTAGACGCCAATTTTATGACGTCTTGGGAAGTTCATTTTATTTTAGCCGAAGCATCTTCTAAAGGTTTAATTTCTGCAAATGCACAAATGCTATATGAAACAGGCGTAACACAAGCTTTTGAATATTGGCAGACTGATATGCCCACATCTTACTTAACTGAAAGTGCAGCTTTTGATGCTGTTGGCACCACTCCTTTACAACAAATTATCACCCAAAAGTGGATTGCCAATATTATTAACGGTTATGAAGGTTGGGTAGATTACAGACGCACAGGTTTCCCTGAATTTAATACTATTTCGGCAAGTTTAAATAATGGATTAATTCCTGTAAGAATGCCTTATCCTGCAGAGGAAGATGCATTGAATGCCGAAAATTATAATCAAGCTGCAAACGCAACAAACGGTAACGATATAAACTTCCCAGTTTGGTGGGACGAAAACTAA
- a CDS encoding sodium:solute symporter yields MSTEIWQWILVVGSSLILFLLSPYAKTTESFFKANHNKKSPNVLVLTGSLIISWIFAKSITNAANLGLDFGIVGGVAYAGYYLSFAVAGLLIYQLRTKGGYTSIHQFLTSKFGKKAVAVFTILIIIRLFNEVWSNTMVIGSYFGETGSTSYYTAIIVFTLLTLSYAIKGGLSSSIFTDVIQMVLFSVLLIIILYTIFSVENFTAKDIATSGTWSFELGLNLFFAAIIQSFSYPFHDPVLTDRAFISSPKVTRKSFLWASLLGAICIVLFSIIGVYAQTQGFKGQAAVEVGKAFGVVVLLAINFIMITSAASTLDSTFSSFSKLLAVDLGLGKSLSFGRLAMVAIALLGTIPIFFNAEILSATTISGTMVIGLTPIFLFWNYKVPIISFYLSVGCGILFGFLLIFKAFPEALIFTKGRYADLLWVNVWGIFSCNILYFVPRWIKQ; encoded by the coding sequence ATGAGTACAGAAATTTGGCAATGGATTTTGGTAGTGGGATCAAGTTTAATCTTGTTTCTCCTATCCCCTTACGCTAAAACTACGGAGTCCTTTTTTAAAGCTAATCACAATAAAAAATCTCCAAACGTTTTAGTCCTAACGGGAAGCCTTATTATTTCTTGGATTTTTGCCAAAAGCATTACCAATGCGGCTAATTTAGGTTTAGATTTTGGTATTGTTGGTGGTGTGGCTTATGCTGGCTATTATTTAAGTTTTGCAGTTGCAGGATTACTAATATATCAATTACGTACCAAAGGTGGTTATACCAGTATCCATCAATTTTTAACCAGTAAGTTTGGCAAAAAGGCTGTTGCTGTTTTTACTATTTTAATCATTATTAGATTATTTAATGAGGTTTGGAGTAACACCATGGTTATTGGCTCTTACTTTGGAGAAACAGGAAGCACCAGCTATTACACAGCCATAATTGTATTTACATTACTAACGCTAAGCTATGCCATTAAAGGTGGTTTGAGTAGTTCTATTTTTACGGATGTGATCCAAATGGTCTTATTTTCTGTACTGCTAATCATTATTTTATATACTATTTTTTCTGTTGAAAATTTTACAGCAAAAGACATTGCAACGTCCGGAACTTGGAGTTTTGAACTGGGTTTAAACCTGTTTTTTGCAGCCATAATTCAATCCTTTAGTTACCCTTTTCATGACCCCGTTTTAACAGACAGAGCCTTTATAAGTTCTCCTAAAGTGACTAGAAAAAGCTTTTTATGGGCCAGTTTATTAGGTGCTATTTGTATTGTGTTATTCAGTATTATTGGTGTTTATGCACAAACACAAGGTTTTAAAGGGCAAGCAGCAGTTGAAGTTGGAAAAGCATTTGGTGTGGTGGTATTGTTAGCCATTAATTTTATAATGATAACCTCCGCAGCATCAACCCTAGATTCTACTTTTTCATCATTTTCAAAACTATTAGCTGTGGATTTAGGCTTAGGCAAAAGTTTGTCTTTTGGACGATTAGCAATGGTTGCAATTGCCTTATTAGGGACCATTCCAATCTTTTTTAATGCCGAAATCCTATCAGCAACCACCATTTCCGGAACTATGGTTATTGGTTTAACACCAATCTTTCTATTCTGGAATTATAAAGTGCCTATAATCAGTTTTTATTTAAGCGTGGGTTGTGGCATCCTTTTTGGTTTTTTATTAATATTTAAAGCATTTCCTGAGGCATTAATTTTTACTAAAGGGCGTTATGCCGATTTACTTTGGGTAAATGTTTGGGGAATTTTTAGTTGTAACATTTTATATTTCGTTCCTAGATGGATAAAACAATAA
- a CDS encoding metallophosphoesterase family protein, protein MDKTIKHIGTLSGKVLLFGGVYSNLQALEALKAVAEKEEITPENCICTGDIVGYCAQPEETVQLLKLWKANSVLGNVEIQLIEGEEDCGCDFTEGSRCDGFSKLWYPFAQSQLSKNSIDHLKTIPDHLTFTYANKKVAVVHGDYFNVSEFVFKSTDWSVKSKTLEATNSDVIIAGHCGLPFSHEQKDKLWLNPGVIGMPANDGTPQVWYAILEDLNGEMKFTHHNLDYNYKLTNSLMKNGLLPEEYARTIITGIWDNTEILPAIESGLQGFGINL, encoded by the coding sequence ATGGATAAAACAATAAAACATATTGGCACATTATCTGGCAAAGTGCTTCTTTTTGGAGGCGTTTACAGTAATTTACAAGCTTTGGAGGCACTTAAAGCGGTTGCCGAAAAAGAAGAAATAACACCAGAAAACTGTATTTGTACAGGAGATATTGTTGGCTATTGCGCACAACCAGAAGAAACAGTTCAATTGCTTAAATTATGGAAAGCCAATAGTGTATTAGGGAATGTAGAAATACAACTAATTGAAGGCGAAGAAGACTGTGGTTGCGACTTTACTGAAGGGTCACGTTGTGATGGATTTTCAAAACTATGGTATCCATTTGCCCAAAGTCAGCTGAGTAAAAACTCCATTGACCATCTTAAAACGATTCCCGATCATCTAACATTTACTTATGCCAATAAAAAAGTAGCGGTTGTGCATGGTGATTATTTTAATGTCTCGGAGTTTGTATTTAAATCTACAGATTGGTCTGTTAAATCAAAAACATTAGAAGCCACCAATAGTGATGTTATTATTGCGGGACATTGCGGTTTGCCTTTTAGTCATGAACAAAAGGACAAATTATGGCTAAACCCAGGCGTTATTGGGATGCCTGCCAACGATGGAACGCCACAAGTCTGGTATGCTATTTTAGAAGACCTTAATGGCGAAATGAAATTTACACACCACAACCTCGACTATAATTACAAGTTAACCAATAGCTTAATGAAAAATGGATTATTGCCAGAAGAATATGCAAGAACCATTATTACGGGAATTTGGGATAACACCGAAATTTTACCAGCAATAGAAAGTGGATTACAAGGTTTCGGAATTAATTTATAA
- a CDS encoding rhodanese-like domain-containing protein, with product MKTVLFLFISLFAAQSIAQDTLDELLKKHNKNSVPYISVQELAMPKTDAIILDAREPKEFEVSHIKDAMLVGYNFFDIKTVTTQHTNKDQKIVVYCSLGIRSETIAKKLKDEGYTNVLNLYGGIFEWKNNDFIVVDSEEKETEQVHTFNEAWSKWLTKGEHVFEVKPTKKNTN from the coding sequence ATGAAAACAGTATTATTTTTATTTATAAGTCTTTTTGCTGCACAAAGCATAGCGCAAGACACGTTGGATGAGTTACTAAAAAAACACAACAAAAATAGTGTCCCATATATTTCTGTGCAAGAATTAGCAATGCCAAAAACAGACGCTATTATTTTAGACGCGCGCGAACCTAAAGAGTTTGAAGTGAGCCATATTAAAGATGCAATGTTAGTTGGTTATAACTTTTTTGACATTAAAACAGTAACAACACAGCACACTAATAAAGATCAAAAAATAGTAGTCTATTGCTCACTCGGCATACGATCAGAAACGATTGCCAAAAAGCTAAAAGACGAAGGCTACACCAACGTACTTAATCTTTATGGCGGTATTTTCGAATGGAAAAACAATGATTTTATTGTAGTAGATTCCGAAGAAAAAGAAACAGAACAAGTACACACCTTTAACGAAGCATGGAGCAAATGGTTAACAAAAGGAGAACATGTATTTGAAGTAAAACCTACAAAAAAGAACACTAACTAA
- a CDS encoding TIGR04282 family arsenosugar biosynthesis glycosyltransferase, whose translation MAHKNLIITFTRNPELGKVKTRLAKTIGETSALAIYIKLLEHTESVLRNIDSDKAVYYSVKIRENDLWDSNIYQKHQQFGDDLGIRMQNAFKAGFDAGYNKIVIVGSDLHDLQPKHITQAFEALDTNDVTIGPAEDGGYYLLGMKTLHKDVFKNKNWGTETVFDDTIKNLKNESVFLLEQLNDVDTYEDIKNNQTLKALIEYDKTYK comes from the coding sequence ATGGCTCATAAAAACCTAATAATAACCTTTACCAGAAACCCAGAGTTAGGCAAAGTAAAAACAAGATTAGCCAAGACCATCGGCGAAACTTCCGCTTTAGCGATATATATAAAATTGTTAGAACATACCGAAAGTGTTTTACGCAATATAGACAGCGACAAAGCAGTTTACTACTCGGTTAAAATCAGAGAAAACGATCTTTGGGATAGTAATATATACCAAAAACATCAACAATTTGGTGACGACTTAGGTATCCGAATGCAAAACGCTTTTAAAGCTGGTTTTGACGCAGGTTATAATAAAATTGTGATTGTTGGGAGTGATTTACACGATTTACAACCCAAACATATCACGCAAGCATTTGAAGCATTGGATACAAACGATGTCACAATTGGTCCTGCCGAAGATGGCGGTTATTACCTTTTAGGAATGAAAACCCTGCATAAAGACGTGTTTAAAAATAAAAATTGGGGAACCGAAACGGTATTTGATGACACTATTAAAAATTTAAAAAATGAAAGCGTATTTTTGTTAGAACAACTAAATGATGTTGACACTTACGAAGACATTAAAAATAACCAAACACTTAAAGCTTTAATAGAATATGATAAAACATATAAATAA
- a CDS encoding purine-nucleoside phosphorylase yields the protein MIKHINKTVEYLQEKGFNNPEVGIILGTGLGKLTDEIEIIEEVSYNHIPNFPTATVEFHKGKLIFGNLAGKKVIVMQGRFHIYEGYSLEDVTYPVRVMEKLGIKTLLVSNASGAINLDFKKGELMLIDDHINLQGSSPLAFKGVQELGERFVDMSAPYDLEINKKFKAIAKANNITLHEGVYTSVVGPQLETRAEYRMLKIIGTDAVGMSTVPEVIVANHLNLKVAAVSVLTDECDPSNLKPVDITEIIAMANQAEPDMITLFKGLIETL from the coding sequence ATGATAAAACATATAAATAAAACAGTCGAATACCTTCAAGAAAAAGGATTTAACAATCCTGAAGTTGGTATTATTTTAGGTACTGGATTAGGTAAATTAACTGACGAAATTGAAATTATAGAAGAAGTTAGCTATAATCATATTCCTAATTTTCCTACTGCGACTGTCGAGTTTCATAAAGGGAAATTAATTTTCGGAAATTTAGCAGGTAAAAAAGTAATTGTAATGCAAGGTCGCTTTCATATCTATGAAGGTTACAGCTTAGAAGACGTGACTTACCCTGTTAGAGTTATGGAAAAATTAGGGATTAAAACATTATTAGTTTCTAATGCTTCGGGAGCCATTAATTTAGATTTTAAGAAAGGTGAATTAATGCTAATTGACGATCATATTAACCTACAAGGAAGTTCGCCTTTAGCTTTTAAAGGTGTGCAAGAATTAGGCGAACGTTTTGTTGACATGAGTGCGCCTTACGATTTAGAAATTAACAAAAAATTTAAAGCCATTGCAAAAGCAAACAACATCACATTGCACGAAGGTGTGTACACTAGTGTTGTCGGACCGCAATTAGAAACTAGAGCAGAATACCGTATGCTAAAAATTATTGGTACCGATGCTGTTGGTATGAGTACTGTTCCGGAAGTAATTGTTGCTAATCATTTAAATTTAAAAGTGGCTGCTGTGTCAGTTTTAACAGATGAATGCGACCCAAGTAATCTAAAACCTGTAGATATTACCGAAATTATTGCAATGGCTAATCAAGCAGAGCCAGATATGATTACGTTATTTAAAGGGTTGATAGAAACACTATAA
- a CDS encoding sterol desaturase family protein, which translates to MEKYLEIIKNAYFGYWNYLKHQIIFPNNWDNYFYGLILISLVVWGLEIVFPWRKNQSIFRKDFWLDTFYMFFNFFLLNLIILIALSNTAAGFFDDILGVVGLSISNFQLFDVDNLPLWLGLFIFFIISDFTQWITHNLLHRFEFLWNFHKVHHSVKEMGFAAHLRYHWMEPILYKSMLYIPIAIIGGFDAQHVAIVHFFAITVGHLNHANLGWDYGALKYVFNNPKMHIWHHVKQLPEHTKFGVNFGITLSIWDYIFKTNYIPHDGRDIELGFEGDETFPKDFISQELYPLKK; encoded by the coding sequence ATGGAAAAGTATTTAGAAATAATAAAAAACGCCTATTTTGGTTATTGGAACTATCTAAAACACCAAATTATATTCCCAAATAACTGGGACAACTATTTTTATGGATTAATCCTAATATCTTTAGTTGTTTGGGGTTTAGAGATTGTGTTTCCTTGGCGTAAAAACCAATCTATTTTCCGTAAAGATTTTTGGTTGGACACGTTTTATATGTTCTTTAATTTCTTTTTGCTAAACCTTATCATTTTAATAGCGTTATCTAATACTGCTGCTGGTTTTTTTGATGATATTTTAGGCGTTGTTGGTTTATCTATTTCTAACTTTCAGCTGTTTGATGTTGACAATTTACCATTATGGTTAGGCTTATTTATATTTTTTATAATCTCTGACTTTACGCAATGGATAACTCATAATTTATTACATCGTTTTGAGTTTTTATGGAACTTCCATAAAGTACACCATAGTGTTAAAGAAATGGGCTTTGCAGCACATTTACGCTACCATTGGATGGAACCTATTTTGTATAAATCCATGCTATACATTCCTATTGCCATTATTGGTGGTTTTGATGCACAACATGTAGCAATTGTGCACTTTTTTGCAATCACTGTTGGACACTTAAATCATGCTAATTTAGGTTGGGATTATGGCGCTTTAAAATATGTATTTAATAACCCAAAAATGCACATTTGGCATCACGTAAAACAATTACCAGAGCACACAAAGTTTGGTGTTAACTTTGGGATTACGTTAAGTATTTGGGATTATATTTTTAAAACCAATTACATTCCGCATGATGGTCGTGATATCGAGTTAGGTTTTGAAGGCGACGAAACGTTTCCAAAAGATTTTATTAGTCAAGAATTATATCCTTTAAAAAAATGA
- a CDS encoding DUF547 domain-containing protein produces the protein MKNSIVLLLIVLFSSCCNAKKATQESPILKEKAVAEIKKDSTAKMNAKVLEESTITKTETEQDTTVVFNQILTKTEHSNIHFIWNELLQKHVSDNGNVNYKSFKTDHKKLLEYIYILDLLKSNPEFDSISKEEKLAYWINAYNALTIDLIIKNYPVKSIKDIKDPWGQKLWELGDKWYSLEDIEHEVLRKMDEPRIHFAIVCASYSCPKLQNTAFTASNLETQLTAATKQFLSDTKRNEIKENSLKLSKIFKWFDKDFEQTGSLIDFLNKYTDITISAKAKISYKDYNWDLNN, from the coding sequence ATGAAAAATAGCATTGTATTACTTTTAATTGTACTGTTTAGTTCTTGTTGTAATGCAAAAAAAGCTACTCAGGAATCCCCTATTTTAAAAGAGAAAGCTGTCGCTGAAATTAAAAAAGACAGTACTGCCAAAATGAATGCAAAAGTCTTAGAAGAAAGCACTATTACAAAAACGGAAACAGAACAAGACACCACAGTTGTTTTCAATCAAATTCTTACCAAAACAGAGCATTCTAACATTCATTTTATATGGAATGAATTATTACAAAAACATGTTTCTGATAACGGAAATGTAAACTACAAATCATTTAAAACCGATCATAAAAAATTATTAGAATACATATATATCCTGGATTTATTAAAGTCCAATCCCGAATTTGACTCTATTTCAAAAGAAGAAAAACTAGCCTATTGGATTAATGCATACAACGCGTTAACAATAGATTTAATTATAAAAAACTATCCTGTAAAAAGCATCAAAGACATTAAAGATCCTTGGGGTCAAAAACTTTGGGAACTAGGAGATAAATGGTATAGTTTAGAAGACATTGAGCATGAAGTTTTACGTAAAATGGACGAACCACGAATACACTTTGCAATTGTTTGCGCTTCTTATTCTTGTCCTAAATTACAAAATACCGCATTTACAGCTTCAAATTTAGAAACGCAATTAACCGCTGCAACTAAACAGTTTTTAAGCGATACTAAACGTAACGAGATCAAAGAGAACAGTTTAAAATTATCAAAAATATTTAAATGGTTTGATAAAGATTTTGAACAAACCGGAAGTTTAATTGATTTTTTAAACAAGTATACAGACATAACTATTTCAGCGAAAGCTAAAATAAGCTACAAAGATTACAACTGGGATTTAAATAATTAA
- a CDS encoding TIGR04283 family arsenosugar biosynthesis glycosyltransferase, producing the protein MISIIIPVLNEAEHITDVLYHLIDNASLNTIQEIIVVDGGSTDNTVNIINQLGLNIKVLQSEKGRAKQMNIGAKASKGDILYFLHADSFPPNRYDHLILEEIKKGNNAGCFRLQFDSSHWWLRLVSWLTKFSWRASRGGDQSQFITKPLFDDIGGYDESYIIYEDNILINELYKRNEFVVINEKLKTSARLYEKHGVWKLQYHFCLIYIKKWFGASAEELCAYYKKHIA; encoded by the coding sequence ATGATAAGTATTATTATTCCGGTTTTAAACGAGGCAGAACACATTACTGACGTCTTATATCATTTAATTGATAACGCATCCTTAAACACCATTCAAGAGATTATTGTTGTAGATGGCGGAAGCACGGATAACACCGTTAATATTATAAACCAATTAGGTTTAAACATTAAAGTATTGCAATCAGAAAAAGGACGTGCAAAACAAATGAATATTGGTGCCAAAGCTTCTAAAGGAGACATTCTTTATTTTTTACATGCCGATTCTTTTCCTCCTAACAGATATGATCATTTAATTTTAGAAGAAATTAAAAAAGGAAATAATGCTGGTTGTTTCAGATTACAATTTGATAGTAGCCATTGGTGGTTACGCCTGGTTAGTTGGTTGACTAAATTCTCTTGGAGAGCTAGTCGTGGTGGTGATCAAAGTCAGTTTATTACCAAACCACTATTTGATGATATTGGTGGCTATGACGAGTCTTATATAATATACGAAGACAATATTTTAATAAATGAGCTGTATAAACGTAACGAGTTTGTGGTCATTAATGAAAAACTAAAAACCTCAGCACGATTATATGAAAAACACGGCGTTTGGAAACTACAATATCATTTCTGCTTGATCTATATCAAAAAATGGTTTGGCGCTTCTGCTGAGGAACTATGCGCTTATTACAAGAAGCATATAGCCTAA
- a CDS encoding nicotinate phosphoribosyltransferase — protein sequence MNPLLYTDGYKVDHRRQYPDKTTLVYSNWTPRMTRIKGVDQVVLFGLQYFIKKYMIADFNANFFKQPKADVCKKYQRRINNYLGENSVGIQHIEDLHDLGYLPMVIKALPEGVSVPIKVPMLTMYNTKAEFFWLTNYFETILSTTLWLPCNSATIAKQYRKILDKYANETSSVLEFVDWQGHDFSMRGMGGLEAATVSSAGHLLSFTGTDTIPTIDFLEDYYNANSDTELVGGSVAATEHSVMCMGTNTGEQETFKRLITEVYPNGIVSIVSDTWDLWKVLTEYLPNLKEDVLARNGKVVIRPDSGDPADIICGNPNGKTEAAKKGVVQLLWDIFGGTTNNKGCKELDSHIGAIYGDSITIDRATEICERLKQNGFASTNVVLGIGSFTYQYNTRDTFGFAMKATYGEVDGESREIYKNPITDDGTKKSAKGLIKIVKENGDYALVDQVSWEEEQKGELKEVFRDGELLVDDSLGEIRQRIRA from the coding sequence ATGAACCCATTATTATACACAGATGGTTATAAAGTAGACCACAGAAGACAATATCCAGATAAAACGACATTAGTATATTCTAATTGGACGCCTAGAATGACACGGATTAAAGGCGTTGATCAAGTCGTGCTTTTTGGATTGCAATACTTTATTAAAAAGTACATGATTGCAGATTTTAATGCTAATTTTTTTAAACAACCAAAAGCTGACGTTTGTAAGAAGTATCAAAGACGAATCAATAATTATTTAGGAGAAAACAGTGTTGGAATTCAACATATCGAGGATCTGCATGATTTGGGGTATTTACCTATGGTTATTAAAGCGTTACCAGAAGGTGTGTCCGTCCCAATCAAGGTGCCAATGTTAACTATGTATAATACTAAAGCCGAATTTTTCTGGTTGACTAATTATTTTGAAACCATATTATCTACGACATTGTGGTTACCGTGTAACTCTGCAACAATAGCAAAACAATACCGTAAGATTTTGGATAAATATGCTAATGAAACGTCTTCTGTATTAGAGTTTGTAGATTGGCAAGGTCATGATTTTTCAATGCGAGGAATGGGAGGTTTGGAAGCTGCAACGGTTTCTTCTGCTGGGCATTTGCTAAGTTTTACGGGGACAGATACGATTCCAACAATAGATTTTTTAGAAGACTATTATAATGCTAATTCAGATACGGAATTAGTTGGTGGTTCGGTTGCCGCAACAGAACATTCAGTAATGTGTATGGGAACCAATACTGGGGAGCAGGAGACGTTTAAACGACTGATTACAGAAGTGTATCCAAACGGAATTGTATCCATAGTCTCCGATACATGGGATTTATGGAAAGTATTGACCGAGTATCTTCCTAATTTAAAAGAAGACGTTTTAGCTAGAAACGGAAAAGTGGTTATTAGACCTGATTCTGGAGATCCAGCAGATATTATTTGTGGTAATCCTAATGGTAAAACAGAGGCAGCTAAAAAAGGTGTCGTACAATTACTTTGGGATATTTTTGGAGGCACAACTAATAACAAAGGTTGTAAAGAATTAGATAGTCATATTGGTGCTATTTATGGAGATAGTATCACCATTGATAGAGCAACTGAAATTTGCGAACGTTTAAAACAAAATGGTTTTGCATCTACAAATGTGGTGTTAGGTATCGGGTCTTTTACTTACCAATACAATACGCGTGATACGTTTGGATTTGCAATGAAGGCCACTTATGGTGAAGTAGATGGAGAGTCAAGAGAAATCTATAAAAATCCAATTACAGATGATGGGACTAAAAAATCAGCGAAAGGTTTAATTAAAATCGTAAAAGAAAACGGTGATTATGCGTTAGTGGATCAAGTCTCTTGGGAAGAGGAGCAGAAAGGCGAACTAAAAGAAGTTTTTCGCGATGGGGAATTATTAGTAGATGATTCTTTAGGAGAAATAAGACAACGAATTAGAGCATAA
- a CDS encoding metallophosphoesterase family protein — MKRTLAIGDIHGGLKALEQLIQRIEITEEDCFIFLGDYVDGWSDSAQVIQFLIEFSKQHDCIFIKGNHDAWCEQWLEKGIENQPWFVNGGQETIQSYSQFSEAERAIHLQFFRDMKLYHLNQENQLFLHAGFTSMHGVTKEVHPENLYFDRTLWEMASTMDKRIKKHSELYPNRLKHYTEIFIGHTPTIRYNSDVPMQAINVWNVDTGAAFTGKLSAIDIDSKNVFQSDEVQSLYPKETGRNKSPYKIIKNKYSKKYTI; from the coding sequence ATGAAAAGAACATTAGCAATAGGAGATATTCATGGAGGATTAAAAGCTTTGGAGCAGTTAATACAGCGTATAGAAATAACCGAAGAGGATTGTTTTATTTTTCTTGGTGACTATGTGGATGGCTGGAGTGATTCTGCTCAGGTTATTCAATTTTTAATCGAATTTTCAAAACAGCACGATTGCATTTTTATAAAAGGAAATCATGATGCTTGGTGCGAGCAATGGTTAGAAAAAGGTATCGAAAACCAACCGTGGTTTGTTAATGGAGGACAAGAAACAATTCAAAGTTATTCTCAGTTTTCTGAAGCGGAACGCGCAATTCATTTACAATTTTTTAGAGATATGAAATTGTATCATCTTAATCAAGAGAATCAATTGTTTTTACATGCAGGCTTTACCTCTATGCATGGTGTAACTAAAGAAGTCCATCCCGAAAACTTGTATTTTGACAGAACGCTTTGGGAAATGGCGTCAACAATGGATAAGCGTATTAAAAAGCATTCAGAATTATATCCCAATCGGTTGAAACATTATACCGAGATTTTTATTGGACATACACCAACCATACGCTATAATTCTGATGTGCCAATGCAGGCTATAAATGTTTGGAATGTGGATACAGGTGCTGCTTTTACAGGAAAACTGTCGGCAATAGATATTGACAGTAAGAATGTGTTTCAAAGTGATGAAGTGCAATCTTTATACCCGAAGGAAACAGGTAGAAACAAAAGCCCTTATAAAATTATAAAAAATAAATACTCTAAAAAATATACAATATGA